The following are encoded in a window of Etheostoma cragini isolate CJK2018 chromosome 7, CSU_Ecrag_1.0, whole genome shotgun sequence genomic DNA:
- the calcrl2 gene encoding calcitonin gene-related peptide type 1 receptor isoform X1, protein MWRTLTLSLIVALTLGTEVNFTQVSQSEDVGPMVAGEKLVENQQENMSDISNVLGKSRHQILAAQFECYLKIIHDPPRTEEGSYCNRTWDGWLCWGDSAPGTVMQMCPEYFLDFDPGEKVTKVCNPGGQWFHHPESNRVWTNYTQCQAYTKDKLKFAFSLYYLAMVGHGLSIVSLIICLIIFSYFKSLSCQRISLHKNMFLSFILNSIVTIMWLSLTGANNQAISTSNPVSCKVLAVLTQYTSTSNYFWMLCEGIYLHTLIIVAVFVGEQQLFWYYVLGWGFPVVPAITYAVARGLFFDDKCWISSHTHLHYIIQGPIQAALLVNFFFLLNIVRVLITKLKETHCAESTAYMKAVRATLILIPLLGVQFILFPWRPEGQISRAIFDFIVNIFSHFQGLLVAIIFCFCNAEAQTALRRKWVQWKSAWGKTGWGETTTNYHFNSHNNSSITETSRATISLEQPAASASERKESSHFLFQVPQKANGQQKTCNNGKIDMLNQLETTNI, encoded by the exons ATGTGGAGGACTCTAACTCTTTCACTGATAGTTGCACTGACTTTGGGCACAGAG GTGAATTTTACCCAGGTGTCCCAGTCTGAGGATGTCGGGCCTATGGTGGCTGGCGAGAAGTTGGTGGAAAATCAGCAGGAGAACATGAGCGACATCTCCAACGTGCTAGGAAAGTCTCGACACCAGATCCTGGCTGCTCAATTTGAGTGCTACCTGAAGATAATCCATGATCCTCCACGTACAGAAGAAG GGAGTTACTGTAACCGTACATGGGACGGCTGGCTGTGCTGGGGGGATTCAGCTCCAGGGACTGTCATGCAGATGTGTCCTGAATACTTTTTGGACTTTGACCCTGGTG AGAAGGTAACCAAAGTGTGTAATCCTGGTGGCCAGTGGTTCCACCACCCGGAGAGCAACCGAGTCTGGACTAACTACACCCAGTGTCAGGCCTACACCAAAGATAAACTCAAG TTTGCATTCAGTCTCTACTACCTGGCCATGGTGGGTCATGGCTTGTCTATTGTCTCCCTGATCATCTGTCTGATCATCTTCTCCTACTTCAA GAGTCTCAGCTGCCAGAGAATCTCCCTCCACAAGAACATGTTTCTCTCCTTCATCTTGAACTCCATTGTTACAATAATGTGGCTCTCGCTCACAGGGGCCAACAACCAAGCCATAAGCACCAGCAACCCT GTAAGCTGCAAGGTCCTGGCTGTGCTGACTCAGTACACATCTACTTCCAACTACTTCTGGATGCTGTGTGAAGGCATCTATCTCCACACGCTCATCATTGTGGCCGTCTTTGTCGGGGAACAGCAGCTTTTCTGGTACTACGTCCTGGGATGGG GTTTTCCCGTTGTTCCTGCCATCACATATGCTGTAGCACGCGGGCTCTTCTTTGACGATAA GTGTTGGatcagctcacacacacaccttcattaCATCATTCAGGGGCCCATTCAAGCTGCACTACTT GTGAACTTCTTCTTTCTCCTGAACATTGTGCGGGTTCTAATCACCAAGTTGAAAGAGACCCACTGTGCTGAGTCCACAGCCTACATGAAGGCGGTCAGAGCCACCCTCATCCTTATTCCTCTGCTGGGAGTCCAGTTCATCCTCTTCCCCTGGAGGCCGGAGGGACAAATCAGCCGGGCCATCTTTGATTTCATTGTAAATATCTTCAGCCACTTCCAG GGACTCCTGGTGGCAATTATCTTCTGTTTCTGCAATGCTGAG GCCCAGACGGCGCTGCGGAGGAAGTGGGTACAGTGGAAGTCTGCCTGGGGTAAAACCGGCTGGGGAGAAACAACCACCAACTACCACTTTAACTCCCACAACAACTCCTCCATCACCGAAACCAGCCGCGCCACCATCAGCTTGGAGCAGCCTGCTGCGTCGGCTTCTGAACGAAAAGAAAGTAGCCACTTCCTGTTCCAGGTGCCGCAGAAAGCCAATGGGCAGCAGAAGACATGCAACAATGGAAAGATAGACATGCTCAACCAGTTGGAGACAACCAACATCTGA
- the calcrl2 gene encoding calcitonin gene-related peptide type 1 receptor isoform X3, protein MVAGEKLVENQQENMSDISNVLGKSRHQILAAQFECYLKIIHDPPRTEEGSYCNRTWDGWLCWGDSAPGTVMQMCPEYFLDFDPGEKVTKVCNPGGQWFHHPESNRVWTNYTQCQAYTKDKLKFAFSLYYLAMVGHGLSIVSLIICLIIFSYFKSLSCQRISLHKNMFLSFILNSIVTIMWLSLTGANNQAISTSNPVSCKVLAVLTQYTSTSNYFWMLCEGIYLHTLIIVAVFVGEQQLFWYYVLGWGFPVVPAITYAVARGLFFDDKCWISSHTHLHYIIQGPIQAALLVNFFFLLNIVRVLITKLKETHCAESTAYMKAVRATLILIPLLGVQFILFPWRPEGQISRAIFDFIVNIFSHFQGLLVAIIFCFCNAEAQTALRRKWVQWKSAWGKTGWGETTTNYHFNSHNNSSITETSRATISLEQPAASASERKESSHFLFQVPQKANGQQKTCNNGKIDMLNQLETTNI, encoded by the exons ATGGTGGCTGGCGAGAAGTTGGTGGAAAATCAGCAGGAGAACATGAGCGACATCTCCAACGTGCTAGGAAAGTCTCGACACCAGATCCTGGCTGCTCAATTTGAGTGCTACCTGAAGATAATCCATGATCCTCCACGTACAGAAGAAG GGAGTTACTGTAACCGTACATGGGACGGCTGGCTGTGCTGGGGGGATTCAGCTCCAGGGACTGTCATGCAGATGTGTCCTGAATACTTTTTGGACTTTGACCCTGGTG AGAAGGTAACCAAAGTGTGTAATCCTGGTGGCCAGTGGTTCCACCACCCGGAGAGCAACCGAGTCTGGACTAACTACACCCAGTGTCAGGCCTACACCAAAGATAAACTCAAG TTTGCATTCAGTCTCTACTACCTGGCCATGGTGGGTCATGGCTTGTCTATTGTCTCCCTGATCATCTGTCTGATCATCTTCTCCTACTTCAA GAGTCTCAGCTGCCAGAGAATCTCCCTCCACAAGAACATGTTTCTCTCCTTCATCTTGAACTCCATTGTTACAATAATGTGGCTCTCGCTCACAGGGGCCAACAACCAAGCCATAAGCACCAGCAACCCT GTAAGCTGCAAGGTCCTGGCTGTGCTGACTCAGTACACATCTACTTCCAACTACTTCTGGATGCTGTGTGAAGGCATCTATCTCCACACGCTCATCATTGTGGCCGTCTTTGTCGGGGAACAGCAGCTTTTCTGGTACTACGTCCTGGGATGGG GTTTTCCCGTTGTTCCTGCCATCACATATGCTGTAGCACGCGGGCTCTTCTTTGACGATAA GTGTTGGatcagctcacacacacaccttcattaCATCATTCAGGGGCCCATTCAAGCTGCACTACTT GTGAACTTCTTCTTTCTCCTGAACATTGTGCGGGTTCTAATCACCAAGTTGAAAGAGACCCACTGTGCTGAGTCCACAGCCTACATGAAGGCGGTCAGAGCCACCCTCATCCTTATTCCTCTGCTGGGAGTCCAGTTCATCCTCTTCCCCTGGAGGCCGGAGGGACAAATCAGCCGGGCCATCTTTGATTTCATTGTAAATATCTTCAGCCACTTCCAG GGACTCCTGGTGGCAATTATCTTCTGTTTCTGCAATGCTGAG GCCCAGACGGCGCTGCGGAGGAAGTGGGTACAGTGGAAGTCTGCCTGGGGTAAAACCGGCTGGGGAGAAACAACCACCAACTACCACTTTAACTCCCACAACAACTCCTCCATCACCGAAACCAGCCGCGCCACCATCAGCTTGGAGCAGCCTGCTGCGTCGGCTTCTGAACGAAAAGAAAGTAGCCACTTCCTGTTCCAGGTGCCGCAGAAAGCCAATGGGCAGCAGAAGACATGCAACAATGGAAAGATAGACATGCTCAACCAGTTGGAGACAACCAACATCTGA
- the calcrl2 gene encoding calcitonin gene-related peptide type 1 receptor isoform X2 gives MWRTLTLSLIVALTLGTEVSQSEDVGPMVAGEKLVENQQENMSDISNVLGKSRHQILAAQFECYLKIIHDPPRTEEGSYCNRTWDGWLCWGDSAPGTVMQMCPEYFLDFDPGEKVTKVCNPGGQWFHHPESNRVWTNYTQCQAYTKDKLKFAFSLYYLAMVGHGLSIVSLIICLIIFSYFKSLSCQRISLHKNMFLSFILNSIVTIMWLSLTGANNQAISTSNPVSCKVLAVLTQYTSTSNYFWMLCEGIYLHTLIIVAVFVGEQQLFWYYVLGWGFPVVPAITYAVARGLFFDDKCWISSHTHLHYIIQGPIQAALLVNFFFLLNIVRVLITKLKETHCAESTAYMKAVRATLILIPLLGVQFILFPWRPEGQISRAIFDFIVNIFSHFQGLLVAIIFCFCNAEAQTALRRKWVQWKSAWGKTGWGETTTNYHFNSHNNSSITETSRATISLEQPAASASERKESSHFLFQVPQKANGQQKTCNNGKIDMLNQLETTNI, from the exons ATGTGGAGGACTCTAACTCTTTCACTGATAGTTGCACTGACTTTGGGCACAGAG GTGTCCCAGTCTGAGGATGTCGGGCCTATGGTGGCTGGCGAGAAGTTGGTGGAAAATCAGCAGGAGAACATGAGCGACATCTCCAACGTGCTAGGAAAGTCTCGACACCAGATCCTGGCTGCTCAATTTGAGTGCTACCTGAAGATAATCCATGATCCTCCACGTACAGAAGAAG GGAGTTACTGTAACCGTACATGGGACGGCTGGCTGTGCTGGGGGGATTCAGCTCCAGGGACTGTCATGCAGATGTGTCCTGAATACTTTTTGGACTTTGACCCTGGTG AGAAGGTAACCAAAGTGTGTAATCCTGGTGGCCAGTGGTTCCACCACCCGGAGAGCAACCGAGTCTGGACTAACTACACCCAGTGTCAGGCCTACACCAAAGATAAACTCAAG TTTGCATTCAGTCTCTACTACCTGGCCATGGTGGGTCATGGCTTGTCTATTGTCTCCCTGATCATCTGTCTGATCATCTTCTCCTACTTCAA GAGTCTCAGCTGCCAGAGAATCTCCCTCCACAAGAACATGTTTCTCTCCTTCATCTTGAACTCCATTGTTACAATAATGTGGCTCTCGCTCACAGGGGCCAACAACCAAGCCATAAGCACCAGCAACCCT GTAAGCTGCAAGGTCCTGGCTGTGCTGACTCAGTACACATCTACTTCCAACTACTTCTGGATGCTGTGTGAAGGCATCTATCTCCACACGCTCATCATTGTGGCCGTCTTTGTCGGGGAACAGCAGCTTTTCTGGTACTACGTCCTGGGATGGG GTTTTCCCGTTGTTCCTGCCATCACATATGCTGTAGCACGCGGGCTCTTCTTTGACGATAA GTGTTGGatcagctcacacacacaccttcattaCATCATTCAGGGGCCCATTCAAGCTGCACTACTT GTGAACTTCTTCTTTCTCCTGAACATTGTGCGGGTTCTAATCACCAAGTTGAAAGAGACCCACTGTGCTGAGTCCACAGCCTACATGAAGGCGGTCAGAGCCACCCTCATCCTTATTCCTCTGCTGGGAGTCCAGTTCATCCTCTTCCCCTGGAGGCCGGAGGGACAAATCAGCCGGGCCATCTTTGATTTCATTGTAAATATCTTCAGCCACTTCCAG GGACTCCTGGTGGCAATTATCTTCTGTTTCTGCAATGCTGAG GCCCAGACGGCGCTGCGGAGGAAGTGGGTACAGTGGAAGTCTGCCTGGGGTAAAACCGGCTGGGGAGAAACAACCACCAACTACCACTTTAACTCCCACAACAACTCCTCCATCACCGAAACCAGCCGCGCCACCATCAGCTTGGAGCAGCCTGCTGCGTCGGCTTCTGAACGAAAAGAAAGTAGCCACTTCCTGTTCCAGGTGCCGCAGAAAGCCAATGGGCAGCAGAAGACATGCAACAATGGAAAGATAGACATGCTCAACCAGTTGGAGACAACCAACATCTGA